The following proteins come from a genomic window of Aquimarina sp. MAR_2010_214:
- a CDS encoding TonB-dependent receptor domain-containing protein has protein sequence MKTLFVLFFGMFSILITAQDIQSFNYDNKPVHDILMDLEKVYEVKFGYESTSFGDKLITFHINASNLGQILSKLESQLNVIVDKINERWYVIKLNHTLTICGHIKDGVNNTSLQGTSVITKLKNKGTISNAEGFFELNKINESDTLQISFLGFRTIELPVKQLNHNQCETYKLVPESYQLTEVVINEYLTSGIEKTLDGAIKINPNDLDILSGLSEPDILQSTQLLPGIESSSETASELYIRGSSPDQNLILWDGIKMYNSNHFFGTISAFNPYITKDAKIYKSGTKAQYGDRVSGVLDISTDDEVPTKTEGGFGLNMTHGDLYLKIPFSKKFGILLSGRRSINDFVTTPTFNNFSKKVYQNTSITKNQTYFEPGSTQNEEDFYFTDVTLKMIAQLSQKDHISISNILTKNKLDYRFKVIDREINSNDQLSIQNLGTNTTWERHWNDNFLSKTQLYYSKYDLSYNGKIQVLEENYSSSKENNIKEFGTIFHTDWNLNNKLTFSNGYQYFVSQVSYDFAQGGFFNLTNNVKSPTHALYSQLNYSKPDKWYFDIGLRANHYTYSKLTKLQPRLYIERFIGKNFKIKASAEVKSQAVNQILELETRNFGLESQVWVLTEEYSSPILTSDQYSLGFLFTKNGWLLDIDAYHRQVDGLTSIARGFESVDAENLNFIPRGESTTKGIDVLLKKKINKYSTWLSYTHSTTDFLFPKLNQGIAFKGNNDITHSLNWAHSYKWNNFQFSLGWKYRTGIPYSKPTGIETLNEITLIKYTTHNDYRLPDYHRLDFSALYEFKLSKKNDSPRWKLGLSILNLYGRKNILRKTYSSVNTTNSNGEQISTINEINNVSLKTTPNFMLRFSF, from the coding sequence ATGAAAACACTTTTTGTTTTATTTTTTGGCATGTTTTCTATACTCATAACTGCACAAGATATTCAATCTTTCAATTATGACAATAAGCCGGTACATGATATTTTAATGGATTTGGAAAAAGTTTATGAAGTTAAATTCGGTTATGAATCTACTTCCTTTGGCGATAAATTAATTACGTTTCATATCAATGCATCAAACTTAGGGCAAATATTATCTAAACTTGAGAGTCAACTCAATGTTATCGTAGATAAAATTAACGAACGGTGGTATGTGATTAAACTGAATCATACCTTAACTATCTGTGGACACATAAAAGACGGTGTTAATAACACCTCTCTACAAGGTACAAGTGTCATCACCAAATTAAAAAATAAAGGAACAATTTCTAATGCAGAAGGGTTTTTTGAACTAAATAAAATCAATGAATCAGATACCCTTCAAATTTCTTTCCTTGGTTTTAGAACTATCGAATTGCCTGTCAAACAACTCAATCACAACCAGTGCGAAACGTATAAATTAGTTCCAGAAAGTTATCAATTAACTGAAGTTGTAATAAATGAGTACCTTACTTCAGGAATTGAAAAGACACTCGATGGAGCAATAAAAATCAATCCTAATGACTTAGATATTTTATCAGGTCTCTCTGAACCAGATATCTTACAAAGCACACAATTACTCCCAGGAATAGAAAGCTCCTCCGAAACAGCTTCAGAGCTATATATAAGGGGTAGTTCTCCGGATCAAAATCTAATTCTTTGGGATGGTATAAAAATGTATAACTCTAACCATTTTTTTGGGACGATATCTGCTTTTAATCCCTATATCACAAAAGATGCCAAAATCTATAAAAGCGGTACTAAAGCTCAATATGGAGATAGAGTTTCTGGAGTTTTAGATATTAGTACAGATGATGAGGTGCCTACCAAAACCGAAGGTGGTTTTGGGCTGAATATGACTCATGGTGACTTGTATCTAAAAATTCCTTTTTCCAAGAAATTTGGGATACTCTTATCTGGTCGAAGATCTATTAATGACTTCGTTACTACTCCAACTTTTAATAATTTTTCTAAAAAGGTGTACCAGAATACGAGTATAACTAAGAATCAAACATATTTCGAACCAGGTTCTACTCAAAACGAAGAAGATTTTTATTTTACAGATGTTACATTAAAAATGATTGCTCAATTATCTCAAAAAGATCATATCTCTATTTCTAATATCCTAACTAAAAACAAGCTGGATTATAGATTTAAAGTCATCGACCGTGAGATTAATTCTAATGATCAGTTGAGTATTCAAAACTTGGGTACCAACACTACTTGGGAGCGACACTGGAATGACAATTTTTTATCAAAAACACAACTATACTATTCCAAATATGATTTATCATACAATGGAAAAATTCAAGTTCTTGAAGAAAATTATTCATCATCTAAAGAAAATAACATCAAGGAGTTTGGCACTATTTTCCATACTGATTGGAATTTAAATAACAAACTCACTTTCTCAAATGGATACCAATATTTTGTTAGTCAAGTTTCATACGATTTCGCACAAGGTGGTTTTTTTAATTTGACCAACAACGTAAAAAGCCCTACCCATGCATTATATAGTCAACTGAACTATTCTAAACCAGATAAATGGTATTTTGATATAGGACTTCGAGCTAATCATTATACCTATTCAAAATTAACAAAATTACAGCCCAGACTTTATATAGAACGATTTATAGGCAAGAATTTTAAAATAAAAGCATCTGCAGAAGTTAAAAGTCAAGCCGTAAATCAAATCCTTGAATTGGAGACCAGAAATTTTGGTTTGGAAAGTCAAGTCTGGGTATTAACCGAAGAATATAGCTCTCCAATATTAACAAGTGATCAGTATTCCTTAGGTTTTTTGTTTACAAAAAATGGATGGCTTTTAGATATTGATGCATATCATAGACAAGTTGATGGGTTAACCTCCATTGCGAGAGGATTTGAGTCTGTGGATGCGGAAAATCTGAATTTTATACCCAGAGGAGAAAGCACTACAAAAGGTATTGATGTATTATTGAAAAAGAAGATAAACAAGTATTCGACTTGGTTGAGCTATACGCATTCAACTACCGATTTTTTATTTCCTAAACTCAACCAAGGAATTGCTTTCAAAGGTAATAATGACATTACTCACTCATTAAATTGGGCACACTCCTACAAATGGAACAATTTTCAATTTTCTCTAGGCTGGAAATACCGAACGGGTATTCCATATTCAAAACCAACTGGAATTGAAACACTTAACGAAATCACTCTTATTAAGTACACTACTCATAATGATTACCGATTGCCGGATTACCATCGATTGGATTTTTCTGCACTCTATGAGTTCAAACTGTCTAAAAAAAATGATTCCCCAAGATGGAAGCTGGGACTGTCTATACTTAACCTTTATGGTCGGAAAAATATATTGAGAAAAACCTACTCATCGGTTAATACCACTAATTCTAATGGTGAGCAG